The following are encoded in a window of Hippoglossus stenolepis isolate QCI-W04-F060 chromosome 10, HSTE1.2, whole genome shotgun sequence genomic DNA:
- the LOC118116787 gene encoding uncharacterized protein KIAA1522 homolog isoform X2 translates to MVVLLTNNSAKINCFPTVFRRKALPKRDDDDKTQAPLLLQENVFIEASRPKHLEDLHTEALEGLKMMQQEETNNGVEFQDNESTISRRTVQTDGEGGGFMTDSTIADTSSIVSVQSSVSTRSSRSGLTRQGSTFRPLNSGKKSEKTRRRRHRKTVAGIPQHVQREWGLDRQGWTLAHKLDEEQLYNGETDESPTTDGPQLAAQSQKGAGAGLQDKKIIHPLNKAQIKKLNATHAGHRDDLALLYHLGPDFSDGQRPRSLAVPWMTTANSLQQEPPSPVMSMSPQAPYMSKIIPNAVLPPSIEVVEISRKQSRNSLRTVSKSSLLLSSPAPSRASSRASSSRTTSSRGSTITSASRQNSQNLSDSSCWSNSESSETLVSDSSTISSSSTPRQMLQDGDASAKEDNVSKSSNYNSNGVLIGKAQAPKKEGPFVRSMSVMKSKKAPPPPSRSYSLHNKMKRRSRDLAEVRVFPGESSLHRISTTVEENEKNHSEPSSMSSRIIDSPGYNADTSSLDESTGSFSPIRAQALKAEEAVKVDYSQEKQEPPQENKPSKIISPSSGYSSQDATSPQLSKQPQSTSPRHKIILAKLQKFFPGSTSTGSAPSPLAQSEAPENSKHSGDNNMDSVDTVGVSASVRTLRELFNIPPPPKVHAPPPPPPEVWAHSKRSFELLLGPPAPDNLDAIIKKNPKDRRQQRQSPSASTDGSVKSSVVERKQKNPAVTVESINGSLHVIERRKVQESVISSAEIHKEKNERLAQNVDLKGNGKVTEKAKVSDIINEMLVKAVEKREERVTAALKEDPNKTSTETTEVKTNMDISLAHISPSPSPAVSHHSPQPHAKQTTEVTSVTLVRAVVSPESSWPPPPPPPPIAQVGVAGPDVTDFPPPPPLFGEVGFVIPVQVPPERSTPGGDSSATTSVVSVVITEAEPQNSSSSQGITPPPLNIPPPPPYTAPPPPINAVSPPTIKKAHLPPREIFPPPPKEFSPPPPEEFSPPQTKEVSPLPPKEIPPPPPKEVSPPPPPKKVSPPPPKEVSLPPPKEVSPPAPKEVSPPPPKEVSPPAPKEVSPPPPKEVSPPPPKEVSPPPPKEVSPPPPKEVSPPAPKEVSPPDPKEISPAAPKEVPPLPPNEVSLPPPKQSSPLLVKHVSPPLAIKVPPSTEILAPSTEEVVLLSSQKCVSQSSVEETLVCKLNPPQSIPPPPPLQSKPYLSERDIYLPKEDILAEPETNQVSPSSILLPPQGIPPPPPVEQPQAVPGPTTHEVPPSQPSEVSIQKGPETSPSPEKPQEPAPSPSVNIPLPPPLPVQGLTSIKLQSSTVSTESQELTSAHVVQEEPTPIVTPSLLQKVKLRSVNSSPEPPKTQEELKTEVTMRKQQPSDQVPTSSANGEAPQKPIRRSLIVTSPTSTSLPVIVTSQPALPKSQSLVAPPASSSTVPSPMKKSPPATTASPSMKLQEAIRLRTAARSKESPASRLSVPSPTSPIDLQRSPKSPTNTASFIFSKSNRKVVIETNPVTEAKTRVQNKLEVSPVTKVVSESESLKKGSKVPPPVAKKPKSKAKENETSEGTEQTAGQEAQQESIHDGAEKTNGTAGAAEGGETLST, encoded by the exons ATGGTGGTGCTTCTGACGAATAACTCGGCTAAAATCAACTGCTTTCCAACTGTCTTCAGGAGGAAAG CTTTACCAAAGCGAGATGACGATGACAAGACCCAGGCGCCGCTGCTGCTCCAGGAGAATGTGTTCATCGAGGCCAGCAGGCCCAAGCACCTGGAGGATCTTCACACTGAGGCCCTGGAGGGGTTGAAAATGATGCAGCAGGAGG AAACCAATAACGGAGTGGAGTTCCAGGATAATGAAAGCACAATT TCGAGAAGGACGGTCCAAACAGATGGGGAGGGTGGAGGCTTTATGACAGACAGCACCATTGCAGACACATCCTCCATCGTCTCAGTACAATCATCTGTGTCCACGAGATCGTCCCGCTCTGGACTCACCAGACAAG GATCAACATTCAGACCATTGAACTCTGGGAAAAAGTCAGAAAAGACGAGAAGGAGACGACATAGGAAGACTGTTGCGGGTATACCGCAGCATGTCCAGAGAGAGTGGG GGTTGGACAGACAGGGCTGGACACTGGCTCATAAGTTAGATGAAGAACAGCTTTATAATGGTGAGACTGATGAGAGCCCCACCACTGATGGCCCACAGCTAGCAGCTCAGTCACAAAAGGGAGCCGGTGCCGGCCTTCAAGACAAAAAGATCATCCATCCCCTAAACAAGGCCCAAATCAAGAAACTCAATGCCACCCATGCTGGACATAGGGATGACCTGGCCCTGTTGTACCACCTGGGTCCTGACTTTTCAGATGGACAGAGGCCTCGGTCCCTGGCTGTTCCCTGGATGACCACTGCCAACAGCCTCCAGCAGGAGCCGCCTAGCCCTGTCATGTCCATGTCACCCCAGGCTCCTTACATGTCCAAAATCATTCCCAATGCTGTGTTGCCACCGTCCATCGAGGTGGTAGAAATCAGCCGTAAACAGAGTCGCAACAGCCTTCGCACTGTCAGCAAGAGCAGCCTGCTTCTCTCCAGCCCAGCCCCCTCCCGTGCTTCCTCTAGAGCGTCTTCGTCCAGAACCACTTCCTCCAGAGGTTCTACCATCACCTCCGCCTCCCGCCAAAACTCCCAAAATCTGTCTGACAGCTCTTGTTGGAGTAACTCTGAGTCCTCAGAGACCTTGGTGTCTGACTCCTCAAccatctccagcagcagcacccccCGCCAGATGTTGCAGGACGGGGATGCTTCTGCTAAAGAGGACAATGTCAGCAAGTCTTCCAATTACAACTCTAATGGCGTGCTCATTGGTAAAGCGCAAGCACCTAAGAAAGAGGGACCGTTTGTGCGTAGCATGTCCGTCATGAAGTCCAAGaaggctcctcctcctccaagcCGCTCCTATTCCCTCCACAATAAGATGAAGCGGCGATCACGTGATCTGGCCGAGGTTAGGGTCTTTCCAGGCGAATCTTCCCTCCACAGAATCTCCACTACAgttgaggaaaatgaaaaaaaccaCTCAGAACCTTCATCTATGTCCTCAAGAATCATAGACAGCCCTGGCTACAATGCTGACACCAGTTCTCTGGATGAATCCACAGGGTCATTCAGTCCCATTAGAGCCCAGGCACTAAAGGCAGAGGAAGCTGTAAAGGTGGATTATTCACAAGAGAAGCAGGAACCACCTCAGGAGAATAAGCCTAGCAAAATAATCTCACCGTCCAGTGGTTACTCCAGCCAAGATGCAACATCCCCACAGCTTTCTAAACAGCCTCAAAGTACATCTCCAAGACACAAGATCATCTTGGCAAAGCTTCAAAAGTTCTTTCCTGGGTCCACATCTACTGGTTCAGCTCCGTCCCCTCTCGCACAGTCAGAGGCTCCTGAAAACAGTAAACACTCTGGGGACAATAACATGGACTCAGTTGACACAGTCGGCGTCAGTGCCTCTGTAAGGACATTGAGAGAACTCTTTAACATCCCTCCGCCACCTAAAGTCCACgcacctccaccccctccaccagAGGTATGGGCTCACAGCAAGCGAAGCTTTGAGCTGCTGCTTGGACCCCCGGCACCTGACAACCTTGATGCCATCATAAAGAAGAATCCAAAGGACAGGAGACAACAGAGGCAGTCGCCATCTGCCTCTACAGATGGATCTGTGAAGAGCTCGGTGgtagaaagaaaacagaagaatcCAGCTGTAACAGTGGAGTCCATTAATGGATCCTTACATGTGATTGAGAGAAGGAAAGTTCAAGAAAGTGTGATTTCGAGTGCAGAGATTCATAAAGAGAAGAATGAAAGACTGGCTCAGAATGTTGATTTGAAAGGAAACGGCAAGGTGACAGAAAAAGCTAAAGTAAGTGACATAATAAATGAGATGTTAGTGAAGGCTGTAGAGAAACGTGAAGAAAGAGTGACAGCAGCACTCAAAGAAGACCCAAATAAGACatccacagaaacaacagaggtAAAGACCAACATGGATATCTCATTAGCACACATTTCTCCATCACCCTCGCCTGCAGTGTCGCACCATTCTCCTCAACCCCACGCTAAACAGACCACAGAAGTTACCTCTGTCACATTAGTACGAGCTGTTGTATCCCCTGAGTCATCCTggccccctccacctccacctccaccaatAGCACAAGTAGGAGTTGCTGGGCCTGATGTGACAGATTTTCCCCCGCCTCCCCCATTGTTTGGTGAGGTAGGGTTTGTCATACCTGTTCAGGTGCCACCAGAGAGGTCCACTCCTGGTGGGGACTCTTCTGCAACTACATCTGTTGTATCAGTAGTGATAACAGAGGCAGAACCACAGAATTCAAGTTCATCCCAAGGGATTACCCCTCCACCACTGAAtatccctcctccaccaccctACACAGCCCCCCCTCCACCAATTAATGCGGTCTCCCCTCCTACAATTAAAAAGGCCCATCTGCCGCCAAGAGAAATCTTTCCACCACCACCTAAAGAattctctcctccaccacctgaAGAGTTCTCTCCACCACAAACTAAAGAAGTCTCTCCTTTGCCACCTAAAGAAATTCCTCCCCCACCACCTAAAGAAGtctctcccccaccaccacccaagAAAGTCTCTCCGCCACCACCTAAGGAAGTCTCTCTGCCACCACCTAAAGAAGTCTCTCCTCCAGCCCCTAAGGAAGTCTCTCCCCCACCACCTAAAGAAGTCTCTCCTCCAGCCCCTAAGGAAGTCTCTCCCCCACCACCTAAAGAAGTCTCTCCGCCACCACCTAAAGAAGTCTCTCCGCCACCACCTAAGGAagtctctcctccaccacctaAGGAAGTCTCTCCTCCAGCCCCTAAGGAAGTCTCTCCTCCAGACCCAAAGGAAATCTCTCCTGCAGCACCTAAAGAAGTCCCCCCCCTACCACCCAATGAAGTCTCTCTGCCACCACCCAAAcagtcctctcctcttctggtTAAACATGTCTCCCCTCCACTGGCTATCAAGGTGCCCCCTTCGACAGAGATACTCGCTCCATCTACTGAAGAGGTTGTTCTTTTGTCTTCGCAAAAATGTGTCTCTCAATCATCTGTAGAAGAAACACTTGTTTGCAAGCTCAACCCACCACAAAGTattccacctccaccacccctACAATCAAAGCCCTATTTGTCAGAGCGGGATATTTATCTCCCAAAAGAAGACATCCTAGCTGAACCTGAAACGAATCAAGTTTCACCGAGCAGTATTCTCCTTCCCCCACAGGGTATCCCACCTCCGCCTCCGGTAGAGCAACCTCAGGCTGTACCTGGTCCAACAACCCATGAGGTCCCACCATCGCAACCATCTGAAGTGTCAATCCAGAAAGGTCCTGAAACCTCTCCTTCACCAGAAAAGCCCCAAGAACCAGCTCCTTCTCCATCCGTAAACATTCCTTTGCCTCCACCTTTACCTGTGCAGGGTCTTACCAGCATTAAGCTTCAGTCTAGTACTGTAAGCACAGAAAGTCAAGAGCTGACCTCTGCTCATGTTGTACAGGAGGAACCCACTCCTATTGTAACCCCCTCCCTCCTACAGAAGGTCAAACTGCGGTCTGTCAACAGCAGTCCAGAGCCCCCTAAAACTCAAGAGGAACTAAAGACTGAGGTCACAATGAGAAAACAGCAGCCCAGTGATCAGGTTCCAACCTCATCTGCCAACGGAGAAGCTCCTCAAAAACCTATCAGAAGGTCTCTGATAGTGACCTCTCCTACATCCACTTCTCTGCCTGTCATCGTCACTTCACAACCAGCTTTACCCAAGTCCCAGTCTCTTGTGGCTCCACCTGCATCTTCATCCACAGTACCCTCCCCTATGAAAAAGTCTCCTCCTGCTACGACTGCCTCTCCTTCGATGAAACTACAGGAGGCCATCCGGCTGAGGACAGCAGCCAGATCAAAAGAGAGCCCTGCATCTCGACTCAGCGTGCCATCACCTACATCACCAATAGATCTCCAAAGGTCCCCCAAGTCTCCCACTAACACAGCAAGTTTTATCTTCTCCAAGAGCAACAGGAAGGTGGTGATTGAGACCAATCCAGTGACAGAGGCCAAGACAAGAGTGCAGAATAAGCTGGAGGTTTCCCCTGTAACAAAGGTGGTGAGTGAATCAGAGTCTTTGAAGAAAGGGAGCAAGGTGCCACCACCTGTAGCAAAGAAACCCAAATCGAAGGCCAAAGAGAATGAGACCAGTGAAGGGACGGAGCAAACTGCAGGACAGGAAGCACAGCAAGAGAGTATCCATG ATGGTGCAGAGAAGACAAATGGGACAGCAGGTGCGGcggaaggaggagaaacactATCGACATGA
- the LOC118116787 gene encoding uncharacterized protein KIAA1522 homolog isoform X1, with protein sequence MSNRDSLGFGELLPQDVVQIFAQEKHGKKGHKKRSHSLGRALGWLKGKKRKDLGPNGRNLGLGPALDLALDGHQAGQQGGHKGVQRSGRQTHPHGNSHALPKRDDDDKTQAPLLLQENVFIEASRPKHLEDLHTEALEGLKMMQQEETNNGVEFQDNESTISRRTVQTDGEGGGFMTDSTIADTSSIVSVQSSVSTRSSRSGLTRQGSTFRPLNSGKKSEKTRRRRHRKTVAGIPQHVQREWGLDRQGWTLAHKLDEEQLYNGETDESPTTDGPQLAAQSQKGAGAGLQDKKIIHPLNKAQIKKLNATHAGHRDDLALLYHLGPDFSDGQRPRSLAVPWMTTANSLQQEPPSPVMSMSPQAPYMSKIIPNAVLPPSIEVVEISRKQSRNSLRTVSKSSLLLSSPAPSRASSRASSSRTTSSRGSTITSASRQNSQNLSDSSCWSNSESSETLVSDSSTISSSSTPRQMLQDGDASAKEDNVSKSSNYNSNGVLIGKAQAPKKEGPFVRSMSVMKSKKAPPPPSRSYSLHNKMKRRSRDLAEVRVFPGESSLHRISTTVEENEKNHSEPSSMSSRIIDSPGYNADTSSLDESTGSFSPIRAQALKAEEAVKVDYSQEKQEPPQENKPSKIISPSSGYSSQDATSPQLSKQPQSTSPRHKIILAKLQKFFPGSTSTGSAPSPLAQSEAPENSKHSGDNNMDSVDTVGVSASVRTLRELFNIPPPPKVHAPPPPPPEVWAHSKRSFELLLGPPAPDNLDAIIKKNPKDRRQQRQSPSASTDGSVKSSVVERKQKNPAVTVESINGSLHVIERRKVQESVISSAEIHKEKNERLAQNVDLKGNGKVTEKAKVSDIINEMLVKAVEKREERVTAALKEDPNKTSTETTEVKTNMDISLAHISPSPSPAVSHHSPQPHAKQTTEVTSVTLVRAVVSPESSWPPPPPPPPIAQVGVAGPDVTDFPPPPPLFGEVGFVIPVQVPPERSTPGGDSSATTSVVSVVITEAEPQNSSSSQGITPPPLNIPPPPPYTAPPPPINAVSPPTIKKAHLPPREIFPPPPKEFSPPPPEEFSPPQTKEVSPLPPKEIPPPPPKEVSPPPPPKKVSPPPPKEVSLPPPKEVSPPAPKEVSPPPPKEVSPPAPKEVSPPPPKEVSPPPPKEVSPPPPKEVSPPPPKEVSPPAPKEVSPPDPKEISPAAPKEVPPLPPNEVSLPPPKQSSPLLVKHVSPPLAIKVPPSTEILAPSTEEVVLLSSQKCVSQSSVEETLVCKLNPPQSIPPPPPLQSKPYLSERDIYLPKEDILAEPETNQVSPSSILLPPQGIPPPPPVEQPQAVPGPTTHEVPPSQPSEVSIQKGPETSPSPEKPQEPAPSPSVNIPLPPPLPVQGLTSIKLQSSTVSTESQELTSAHVVQEEPTPIVTPSLLQKVKLRSVNSSPEPPKTQEELKTEVTMRKQQPSDQVPTSSANGEAPQKPIRRSLIVTSPTSTSLPVIVTSQPALPKSQSLVAPPASSSTVPSPMKKSPPATTASPSMKLQEAIRLRTAARSKESPASRLSVPSPTSPIDLQRSPKSPTNTASFIFSKSNRKVVIETNPVTEAKTRVQNKLEVSPVTKVVSESESLKKGSKVPPPVAKKPKSKAKENETSEGTEQTAGQEAQQESIHDGAEKTNGTAGAAEGGETLST encoded by the exons CTTTACCAAAGCGAGATGACGATGACAAGACCCAGGCGCCGCTGCTGCTCCAGGAGAATGTGTTCATCGAGGCCAGCAGGCCCAAGCACCTGGAGGATCTTCACACTGAGGCCCTGGAGGGGTTGAAAATGATGCAGCAGGAGG AAACCAATAACGGAGTGGAGTTCCAGGATAATGAAAGCACAATT TCGAGAAGGACGGTCCAAACAGATGGGGAGGGTGGAGGCTTTATGACAGACAGCACCATTGCAGACACATCCTCCATCGTCTCAGTACAATCATCTGTGTCCACGAGATCGTCCCGCTCTGGACTCACCAGACAAG GATCAACATTCAGACCATTGAACTCTGGGAAAAAGTCAGAAAAGACGAGAAGGAGACGACATAGGAAGACTGTTGCGGGTATACCGCAGCATGTCCAGAGAGAGTGGG GGTTGGACAGACAGGGCTGGACACTGGCTCATAAGTTAGATGAAGAACAGCTTTATAATGGTGAGACTGATGAGAGCCCCACCACTGATGGCCCACAGCTAGCAGCTCAGTCACAAAAGGGAGCCGGTGCCGGCCTTCAAGACAAAAAGATCATCCATCCCCTAAACAAGGCCCAAATCAAGAAACTCAATGCCACCCATGCTGGACATAGGGATGACCTGGCCCTGTTGTACCACCTGGGTCCTGACTTTTCAGATGGACAGAGGCCTCGGTCCCTGGCTGTTCCCTGGATGACCACTGCCAACAGCCTCCAGCAGGAGCCGCCTAGCCCTGTCATGTCCATGTCACCCCAGGCTCCTTACATGTCCAAAATCATTCCCAATGCTGTGTTGCCACCGTCCATCGAGGTGGTAGAAATCAGCCGTAAACAGAGTCGCAACAGCCTTCGCACTGTCAGCAAGAGCAGCCTGCTTCTCTCCAGCCCAGCCCCCTCCCGTGCTTCCTCTAGAGCGTCTTCGTCCAGAACCACTTCCTCCAGAGGTTCTACCATCACCTCCGCCTCCCGCCAAAACTCCCAAAATCTGTCTGACAGCTCTTGTTGGAGTAACTCTGAGTCCTCAGAGACCTTGGTGTCTGACTCCTCAAccatctccagcagcagcacccccCGCCAGATGTTGCAGGACGGGGATGCTTCTGCTAAAGAGGACAATGTCAGCAAGTCTTCCAATTACAACTCTAATGGCGTGCTCATTGGTAAAGCGCAAGCACCTAAGAAAGAGGGACCGTTTGTGCGTAGCATGTCCGTCATGAAGTCCAAGaaggctcctcctcctccaagcCGCTCCTATTCCCTCCACAATAAGATGAAGCGGCGATCACGTGATCTGGCCGAGGTTAGGGTCTTTCCAGGCGAATCTTCCCTCCACAGAATCTCCACTACAgttgaggaaaatgaaaaaaaccaCTCAGAACCTTCATCTATGTCCTCAAGAATCATAGACAGCCCTGGCTACAATGCTGACACCAGTTCTCTGGATGAATCCACAGGGTCATTCAGTCCCATTAGAGCCCAGGCACTAAAGGCAGAGGAAGCTGTAAAGGTGGATTATTCACAAGAGAAGCAGGAACCACCTCAGGAGAATAAGCCTAGCAAAATAATCTCACCGTCCAGTGGTTACTCCAGCCAAGATGCAACATCCCCACAGCTTTCTAAACAGCCTCAAAGTACATCTCCAAGACACAAGATCATCTTGGCAAAGCTTCAAAAGTTCTTTCCTGGGTCCACATCTACTGGTTCAGCTCCGTCCCCTCTCGCACAGTCAGAGGCTCCTGAAAACAGTAAACACTCTGGGGACAATAACATGGACTCAGTTGACACAGTCGGCGTCAGTGCCTCTGTAAGGACATTGAGAGAACTCTTTAACATCCCTCCGCCACCTAAAGTCCACgcacctccaccccctccaccagAGGTATGGGCTCACAGCAAGCGAAGCTTTGAGCTGCTGCTTGGACCCCCGGCACCTGACAACCTTGATGCCATCATAAAGAAGAATCCAAAGGACAGGAGACAACAGAGGCAGTCGCCATCTGCCTCTACAGATGGATCTGTGAAGAGCTCGGTGgtagaaagaaaacagaagaatcCAGCTGTAACAGTGGAGTCCATTAATGGATCCTTACATGTGATTGAGAGAAGGAAAGTTCAAGAAAGTGTGATTTCGAGTGCAGAGATTCATAAAGAGAAGAATGAAAGACTGGCTCAGAATGTTGATTTGAAAGGAAACGGCAAGGTGACAGAAAAAGCTAAAGTAAGTGACATAATAAATGAGATGTTAGTGAAGGCTGTAGAGAAACGTGAAGAAAGAGTGACAGCAGCACTCAAAGAAGACCCAAATAAGACatccacagaaacaacagaggtAAAGACCAACATGGATATCTCATTAGCACACATTTCTCCATCACCCTCGCCTGCAGTGTCGCACCATTCTCCTCAACCCCACGCTAAACAGACCACAGAAGTTACCTCTGTCACATTAGTACGAGCTGTTGTATCCCCTGAGTCATCCTggccccctccacctccacctccaccaatAGCACAAGTAGGAGTTGCTGGGCCTGATGTGACAGATTTTCCCCCGCCTCCCCCATTGTTTGGTGAGGTAGGGTTTGTCATACCTGTTCAGGTGCCACCAGAGAGGTCCACTCCTGGTGGGGACTCTTCTGCAACTACATCTGTTGTATCAGTAGTGATAACAGAGGCAGAACCACAGAATTCAAGTTCATCCCAAGGGATTACCCCTCCACCACTGAAtatccctcctccaccaccctACACAGCCCCCCCTCCACCAATTAATGCGGTCTCCCCTCCTACAATTAAAAAGGCCCATCTGCCGCCAAGAGAAATCTTTCCACCACCACCTAAAGAattctctcctccaccacctgaAGAGTTCTCTCCACCACAAACTAAAGAAGTCTCTCCTTTGCCACCTAAAGAAATTCCTCCCCCACCACCTAAAGAAGtctctcccccaccaccacccaagAAAGTCTCTCCGCCACCACCTAAGGAAGTCTCTCTGCCACCACCTAAAGAAGTCTCTCCTCCAGCCCCTAAGGAAGTCTCTCCCCCACCACCTAAAGAAGTCTCTCCTCCAGCCCCTAAGGAAGTCTCTCCCCCACCACCTAAAGAAGTCTCTCCGCCACCACCTAAAGAAGTCTCTCCGCCACCACCTAAGGAagtctctcctccaccacctaAGGAAGTCTCTCCTCCAGCCCCTAAGGAAGTCTCTCCTCCAGACCCAAAGGAAATCTCTCCTGCAGCACCTAAAGAAGTCCCCCCCCTACCACCCAATGAAGTCTCTCTGCCACCACCCAAAcagtcctctcctcttctggtTAAACATGTCTCCCCTCCACTGGCTATCAAGGTGCCCCCTTCGACAGAGATACTCGCTCCATCTACTGAAGAGGTTGTTCTTTTGTCTTCGCAAAAATGTGTCTCTCAATCATCTGTAGAAGAAACACTTGTTTGCAAGCTCAACCCACCACAAAGTattccacctccaccacccctACAATCAAAGCCCTATTTGTCAGAGCGGGATATTTATCTCCCAAAAGAAGACATCCTAGCTGAACCTGAAACGAATCAAGTTTCACCGAGCAGTATTCTCCTTCCCCCACAGGGTATCCCACCTCCGCCTCCGGTAGAGCAACCTCAGGCTGTACCTGGTCCAACAACCCATGAGGTCCCACCATCGCAACCATCTGAAGTGTCAATCCAGAAAGGTCCTGAAACCTCTCCTTCACCAGAAAAGCCCCAAGAACCAGCTCCTTCTCCATCCGTAAACATTCCTTTGCCTCCACCTTTACCTGTGCAGGGTCTTACCAGCATTAAGCTTCAGTCTAGTACTGTAAGCACAGAAAGTCAAGAGCTGACCTCTGCTCATGTTGTACAGGAGGAACCCACTCCTATTGTAACCCCCTCCCTCCTACAGAAGGTCAAACTGCGGTCTGTCAACAGCAGTCCAGAGCCCCCTAAAACTCAAGAGGAACTAAAGACTGAGGTCACAATGAGAAAACAGCAGCCCAGTGATCAGGTTCCAACCTCATCTGCCAACGGAGAAGCTCCTCAAAAACCTATCAGAAGGTCTCTGATAGTGACCTCTCCTACATCCACTTCTCTGCCTGTCATCGTCACTTCACAACCAGCTTTACCCAAGTCCCAGTCTCTTGTGGCTCCACCTGCATCTTCATCCACAGTACCCTCCCCTATGAAAAAGTCTCCTCCTGCTACGACTGCCTCTCCTTCGATGAAACTACAGGAGGCCATCCGGCTGAGGACAGCAGCCAGATCAAAAGAGAGCCCTGCATCTCGACTCAGCGTGCCATCACCTACATCACCAATAGATCTCCAAAGGTCCCCCAAGTCTCCCACTAACACAGCAAGTTTTATCTTCTCCAAGAGCAACAGGAAGGTGGTGATTGAGACCAATCCAGTGACAGAGGCCAAGACAAGAGTGCAGAATAAGCTGGAGGTTTCCCCTGTAACAAAGGTGGTGAGTGAATCAGAGTCTTTGAAGAAAGGGAGCAAGGTGCCACCACCTGTAGCAAAGAAACCCAAATCGAAGGCCAAAGAGAATGAGACCAGTGAAGGGACGGAGCAAACTGCAGGACAGGAAGCACAGCAAGAGAGTATCCATG ATGGTGCAGAGAAGACAAATGGGACAGCAGGTGCGGcggaaggaggagaaacactATCGACATGA